One Aphelocoma coerulescens isolate FSJ_1873_10779 chromosome 8, UR_Acoe_1.0, whole genome shotgun sequence genomic region harbors:
- the LOC138114373 gene encoding flavin-containing monooxygenase 5-like isoform X3, with product MAARRVAIIGAGASGLCTLKCCLDEGLEPTCFERSKDIGGLWRFEEHPEDGRASIYRSVIINTSKEMMCFSDFPIPEDFPNYMHNSKIMEYFRMYAQHFDLLRHIRFRTSVCRVSKRPDFASSGQWEVVTESEGKQEAAVFDAVLVCSGHHTDAHLPLSSFPGLEKFEGWYLHSRDYKSPQPFLGKQVVVVGIGNSGIDIAVELSHTAKQVFLSTKRGSWVLHRVAESGYPSDFSYISRFTQLLQYLLPPNVISFFMERKLNARFDHTLYGLKPKHRVFDQHPTVNDDLPNRIISGRVRVKPNIQEFTETSAIFEDGTREDVDAVVFATGYSFSFPFLEGFKVVENQIPLYKFVFPPDLEKPTLAFIGFIQPLGAIMPISELQCRWATRVFKGLQGLPPPVDMLAEITQTKERMAQRYVKSQRHTIQVDYIPYMDELACQLGVKPNVLTLFLTDPKLALEVVFGPCTPYQYRLRGPGAWAGAREAILTQRQRVVRALQPRASGRPARSSAAPHVLTVLFSIGMIVATLVYVSLSP from the exons ATGGCTGCCCGGAGAGTAGCTATCATCGGTGCTGGTGCCTCTGGCCTGTGCACCCTGAAATGCTGCCTGGATGAGGGGCTGGAGCCTACCTGCTTTGAGAGGAGCAAGGACATCGGGGGGCTCTGGCGCTTCGAG GAGCACCCCGAGGACGGCCGTGCCAGCATCTACCGCTCCGTCATCATCAACACCTCCAAGGAGATGATGTGCTTCAGCGACTTCCCCATCCCTGAGGACTTCCCCAACTACATGCACAACTCCAAGATCATGGAGTACTTCCGCATGTACGCCCAGCACTTCGACCTGCTCCGCCACATCCGCTTCAGG ACCAGCGTGTGCCGCGTGTCCAAGCGCCCCGACTTTGCCAGCAGCGGGCAGTGGGAGGTGGTGACGGAGAGCGAGGGGAAGCAGGAGGCGGCTGTCTTCGACGCCGTGCTGGTGTGCAGTGGGCACCACACCGACGCACACCTCCcgctcagctccttcccag GGCTGGAAAAGTTTGAGGGCTGGTACCTGCACAGCCGGGACTACAAGAGCCCTCAGCCCTTTTTGGGAAAGCAGGTGGTTGTGGTTGGCATCGGGAATTCAGGCATCGATATCGCAGTGGAGCTGAGCCACACAGCCAAGCAG GTTTTTCTCAGCACCAAGCGTGGGTCCTGGGTGCTGCACCGGGTGGCAGAGAGCGGGTACCCCTCTGACTTCAGCTACATCAGTCGCTTCACGCAGCTCCTCCAGTACCTGCTGCCTCCAAATGTCATCAGTTTTTTCATGGAGAGGAAGCTGAATGCCCGCTTTGACCACACACTCTATGGCCTAAAGCCCAAGCACCG GGTCTTTGACCAGCACCCGACTGTCAACGATGACCTGCCCAACCGCATCATTTCAGGCAGGGTGCGGGTGAAGCCAAACATCCAGGAGTTCACGGAGACATCTGCCATCTTTGAGGATGGCACCAGGGAAGATGTCGATGCTGTGGTCTTTGCCACAGGATACAGCTTCTCCTTCCCATTCCTCGAGGGGTTCAAGGTGGTGGAGAATCAGATTCCTCTCTACAAATTCGTGTTCCCCCCTGACCTGGAGAAGCCGACACTGGCTTTCATCGGCTTCATCCAGCCCCTGGGTGCCATCATGCCCATCTCTGAGCTCCAGTGTCGCTGGGCCACCCGTGTCTTCAAGG ggctgcagggcctGCCACCGCCTGTCGACATGCTGGCTGAAATCACACAAACCAAGGAGAGAATGGCTCAGCG gTACGTGAAGAGCCAGCGGCACACCATCCAGGTGGATTACATCCCCTACATGGACGAGCTCGCCTGCCAGCTGGGGGTCAAGCCCAACGTGCTCACCCTGTTCCTCACGGACCCCAAGCTGGCGCTGGAGGTGGTCTTTGGGCCCTGCACGCCGTACCAGTACCGGCTGCGGGGCCCGGGCGCGTGGGCGGGCGCCAGGGAGGCCATCCTGACCCAGCGGCAGCGCGTGGTCAGGGCCCTGCAGCCGCGGGCCAGCGGCCGCCCTGCCCGCTCCAGCGCCGCGCCCCACGTCCTCACGGTGCTCTTCAGCATCGGCATGATTGTGGCCACCCTCGTCTACGTCTCGCTCTCTCCTTAG
- the LOC138114372 gene encoding flavin-containing monooxygenase 5-like isoform X2 gives MAKKVAIIGGGSSGLCAIKACLQEGLEPVCFERTGDIGGLWRFEERPEDGRASIYRSVIINTSKEMMCFSDFPIPEDFPNYMHNSKIMEYFRMYAQHFDLLRHIRFRTSVCRVSKRPDFASSGQWEVVTESEGKQEAAVFDAVLVCSGHHTDAHLPLSSFPGIEKFKGQYLHSRDYKDAQAFTNKKVVVIGIGNSGSDLAVEISQTAQQVFLSTRRGAWILNRVGDRGYPIDTILTTRVKTFLQELVSSSMACDYMEKKLNARFDHSRYGLKPKHRVLHQHPTVNDDLPNRIISGRVRVKPNIQEFTETSAIFEDGTREDIDAVVFATGYSFSFPFLEGCVKVVENQISLYKFVFPPDLEKPTLAFIGLIQPLGAIMPISELQCRWATRVFKGLNELPPRHDMEADIEQKKEVMAKRYVKSQRHTIQVDYIPYMDELACQLGVKPNVLTLFLTDPKLALEVVFGPCTPYQYRLRGPGAWAGAREAILTQQQRILKPLQTRHVEESTSAPAMPLIFKLVGAVAILAAVFAYL, from the exons ATGGCAAAGAAGGTGGCCATCATCGGCGGGGGCAGCAGCGGGCTGTGCGCCATCAAAGCCTGcctgcaggaggggctggagcccgtCTGCTTCGAGAGGACCGGCGACATCGGAGGCCTCTGGAGGTTTGAG GAGCGCCCCGAGGACGGCCGTGCCAGCATCTACCGCTCCGTCATCATCAACACCTCCAAGGAGATGATGTGCTTCAGCGACTTCCCCATCCCTGAGGACTTCCCCAACTACATGCACAACTCCAAGATCATGGAGTACTTCCGCATGTACGCCCAGCACTTCGACCTGCTCCGCCACATCCGCTTCAGG ACCAGCGTGTGCCGCGTGTCCAAGCGCCCCGACTTCGCCAGCAGCGGGCAGTGGGAGGTGGTGACGGAGAGCGAGGGGAAGCAGGAGGCGGCTGTCTTCGACGCCGTGCTGGTGTGCAGTGGGCACCACACCGACGCACACCTCCCGCTCAGCTCCTTTCCAG GAATTGAGAAATTCAAGGGCCAGTACCTCCACAGCCGAGACTACAAGGACGCTCAGGCTTTCACAAACAAAAAGGTTGTTGTCATCGGAATCGGGAATTCGGGGTCAGACCTGGCTGTGGAGATCAGCCAAACAGCCCAACAG GTCTTCCTCAGCACCCGCCGGGGTGCGTGGATCCTCAACCGCGTTGGAGATCGGGGCTACCCCATCGACACCATCTTAACCACCCGCGTGAAGACattcctgcaggagctggtcAGCTCATCCATGGCATGTGACTACATGGAGAAGAAGCTGAATGCCAGGTTCGACCACTCACGCTACGGCctgaagccaaagcacag GGTCCTTCACCAGCACCCGACTGTCAACGATGACCTGCCCAACCGCATCATTTCAGGCAGGGTGCGGGTGAAGCCAAACATCCAGGAGTTCACGGAGACATCTGCCATCTTTGAGGACGGCACCAGAGAAGATATTGATGCCGTAGTTTTTGCCACAGGATATAGCTTCTCCTTCCCATTCCTCGAGGGCTGCGTGAAGGTGGTGGAGAACCAGATTTCCCTCTACAAATTCGTGTTCCCCCCTGACCTGGAGAAGCCGACACTGGCTTTCATCGGCCTCATCCAGCCCCTGGGTGCCATCATGCCCATCTCTGAGCTCCAGTGTCGCTGGGCCACCCGTGTCTTCAAGG GGCTGAATGAGCTGCCCCCACGGCACGACATGGAGGCTGACATCgagcagaagaaagaagtgATGGCAAAGAG gTACGTGAAGAGCCAGCGGCACACCATCCAGGTGGATTACATCCCCTACATGGACGAGCTCGCCTGCCAGCTGGGGGTCAAGCCCAACGTGCTCACCCTGTTCCTCACGGACCCCAAGCTGGCGCTGGAGGTGGTCTTTGGGCCCTGCACGCCGTACCAGTACCGGCTGCGGGGCCCGGGCGCGTGGGCGGGCGCCAGGGAGGCCATCCTGACCCAGCAGCAGCGCATCCTCAAGCCCCTGCAGACACGGCACGTGGAAGAGAGCACCTCGGCCCCTGCCATGCCCCTCATCTTCAAGCTGGTCGGGGCCGTGGCCATCCTGGCAGCTGTTTTTGCTTACTTGTAG
- the LOC138114372 gene encoding flavin-containing monooxygenase 5-like isoform X1: MGCASRGRRQPVVERIMAKKVAIIGGGSSGLCAIKACLQEGLEPVCFERTGDIGGLWRFEERPEDGRASIYRSVIINTSKEMMCFSDFPIPEDFPNYMHNSKIMEYFRMYAQHFDLLRHIRFRTSVCRVSKRPDFASSGQWEVVTESEGKQEAAVFDAVLVCSGHHTDAHLPLSSFPGIEKFKGQYLHSRDYKDAQAFTNKKVVVIGIGNSGSDLAVEISQTAQQVFLSTRRGAWILNRVGDRGYPIDTILTTRVKTFLQELVSSSMACDYMEKKLNARFDHSRYGLKPKHRVLHQHPTVNDDLPNRIISGRVRVKPNIQEFTETSAIFEDGTREDIDAVVFATGYSFSFPFLEGCVKVVENQISLYKFVFPPDLEKPTLAFIGLIQPLGAIMPISELQCRWATRVFKGLNELPPRHDMEADIEQKKEVMAKRYVKSQRHTIQVDYIPYMDELACQLGVKPNVLTLFLTDPKLALEVVFGPCTPYQYRLRGPGAWAGAREAILTQQQRILKPLQTRHVEESTSAPAMPLIFKLVGAVAILAAVFAYL; the protein is encoded by the exons ATGGGCTGCGCATCCCGTGGCCGCAG GCAGCCGGTGGTGGAGCGCATCATGGCAAAGAAGGTGGCCATCATCGGCGGGGGCAGCAGCGGGCTGTGCGCCATCAAAGCCTGcctgcaggaggggctggagcccgtCTGCTTCGAGAGGACCGGCGACATCGGAGGCCTCTGGAGGTTTGAG GAGCGCCCCGAGGACGGCCGTGCCAGCATCTACCGCTCCGTCATCATCAACACCTCCAAGGAGATGATGTGCTTCAGCGACTTCCCCATCCCTGAGGACTTCCCCAACTACATGCACAACTCCAAGATCATGGAGTACTTCCGCATGTACGCCCAGCACTTCGACCTGCTCCGCCACATCCGCTTCAGG ACCAGCGTGTGCCGCGTGTCCAAGCGCCCCGACTTCGCCAGCAGCGGGCAGTGGGAGGTGGTGACGGAGAGCGAGGGGAAGCAGGAGGCGGCTGTCTTCGACGCCGTGCTGGTGTGCAGTGGGCACCACACCGACGCACACCTCCCGCTCAGCTCCTTTCCAG GAATTGAGAAATTCAAGGGCCAGTACCTCCACAGCCGAGACTACAAGGACGCTCAGGCTTTCACAAACAAAAAGGTTGTTGTCATCGGAATCGGGAATTCGGGGTCAGACCTGGCTGTGGAGATCAGCCAAACAGCCCAACAG GTCTTCCTCAGCACCCGCCGGGGTGCGTGGATCCTCAACCGCGTTGGAGATCGGGGCTACCCCATCGACACCATCTTAACCACCCGCGTGAAGACattcctgcaggagctggtcAGCTCATCCATGGCATGTGACTACATGGAGAAGAAGCTGAATGCCAGGTTCGACCACTCACGCTACGGCctgaagccaaagcacag GGTCCTTCACCAGCACCCGACTGTCAACGATGACCTGCCCAACCGCATCATTTCAGGCAGGGTGCGGGTGAAGCCAAACATCCAGGAGTTCACGGAGACATCTGCCATCTTTGAGGACGGCACCAGAGAAGATATTGATGCCGTAGTTTTTGCCACAGGATATAGCTTCTCCTTCCCATTCCTCGAGGGCTGCGTGAAGGTGGTGGAGAACCAGATTTCCCTCTACAAATTCGTGTTCCCCCCTGACCTGGAGAAGCCGACACTGGCTTTCATCGGCCTCATCCAGCCCCTGGGTGCCATCATGCCCATCTCTGAGCTCCAGTGTCGCTGGGCCACCCGTGTCTTCAAGG GGCTGAATGAGCTGCCCCCACGGCACGACATGGAGGCTGACATCgagcagaagaaagaagtgATGGCAAAGAG gTACGTGAAGAGCCAGCGGCACACCATCCAGGTGGATTACATCCCCTACATGGACGAGCTCGCCTGCCAGCTGGGGGTCAAGCCCAACGTGCTCACCCTGTTCCTCACGGACCCCAAGCTGGCGCTGGAGGTGGTCTTTGGGCCCTGCACGCCGTACCAGTACCGGCTGCGGGGCCCGGGCGCGTGGGCGGGCGCCAGGGAGGCCATCCTGACCCAGCAGCAGCGCATCCTCAAGCCCCTGCAGACACGGCACGTGGAAGAGAGCACCTCGGCCCCTGCCATGCCCCTCATCTTCAAGCTGGTCGGGGCCGTGGCCATCCTGGCAGCTGTTTTTGCTTACTTGTAG
- the LOC138114373 gene encoding flavin-containing monooxygenase 5-like isoform X2, producing MMCFSDFPIPEDFPNYMHNSKIMEYFRMYAQHFDLLRHIRFRTSVCRVSKRPDFASSGQWEVVTESEGKQEAAVFDAVLVCSGHHTDAHLPLSSFPGLEKFEGWYLHSRDYKSPQPFLGKQVVVVGIGNSGIDIAVELSHTAKQVFLSTKRGSWVLHRVAESGYPSDFSYISRFTQLLQYLLPPNVISFFMERKLNARFDHTLYGLKPKHRVFDQHPTVNDDLPNRIISGRVRVKPNIQEFTETSAIFEDGTREDVDAVVFATGYSFSFPFLEGFKVVENQIPLYKFVFPPDLEKPTLAFIGFIQPLGAIMPISELQCRWATRVFKGLQGLPPPVDMLAEITQTKERMAQRYVKSQRHTIQVDYIPYMDELACQLGVKPNVLTLFLTDPKLALEVVFGPCTPYQYRLRGPGAWAGAREAILTQRQRVVRALQPRASGRPARSSAAPHVLTVLFSIGMIVATLVYVSLSP from the exons ATGATGTGCTTCAGCGACTTCCCCATCCCTGAGGACTTCCCCAACTACATGCACAACTCCAAGATCATGGAGTACTTCCGCATGTACGCCCAGCACTTCGACCTGCTCCGCCACATCCGCTTCAGG ACCAGCGTGTGCCGCGTGTCCAAGCGCCCCGACTTTGCCAGCAGCGGGCAGTGGGAGGTGGTGACGGAGAGCGAGGGGAAGCAGGAGGCGGCTGTCTTCGACGCCGTGCTGGTGTGCAGTGGGCACCACACCGACGCACACCTCCcgctcagctccttcccag GGCTGGAAAAGTTTGAGGGCTGGTACCTGCACAGCCGGGACTACAAGAGCCCTCAGCCCTTTTTGGGAAAGCAGGTGGTTGTGGTTGGCATCGGGAATTCAGGCATCGATATCGCAGTGGAGCTGAGCCACACAGCCAAGCAG GTTTTTCTCAGCACCAAGCGTGGGTCCTGGGTGCTGCACCGGGTGGCAGAGAGCGGGTACCCCTCTGACTTCAGCTACATCAGTCGCTTCACGCAGCTCCTCCAGTACCTGCTGCCTCCAAATGTCATCAGTTTTTTCATGGAGAGGAAGCTGAATGCCCGCTTTGACCACACACTCTATGGCCTAAAGCCCAAGCACCG GGTCTTTGACCAGCACCCGACTGTCAACGATGACCTGCCCAACCGCATCATTTCAGGCAGGGTGCGGGTGAAGCCAAACATCCAGGAGTTCACGGAGACATCTGCCATCTTTGAGGATGGCACCAGGGAAGATGTCGATGCTGTGGTCTTTGCCACAGGATACAGCTTCTCCTTCCCATTCCTCGAGGGGTTCAAGGTGGTGGAGAATCAGATTCCTCTCTACAAATTCGTGTTCCCCCCTGACCTGGAGAAGCCGACACTGGCTTTCATCGGCTTCATCCAGCCCCTGGGTGCCATCATGCCCATCTCTGAGCTCCAGTGTCGCTGGGCCACCCGTGTCTTCAAGG ggctgcagggcctGCCACCGCCTGTCGACATGCTGGCTGAAATCACACAAACCAAGGAGAGAATGGCTCAGCG gTACGTGAAGAGCCAGCGGCACACCATCCAGGTGGATTACATCCCCTACATGGACGAGCTCGCCTGCCAGCTGGGGGTCAAGCCCAACGTGCTCACCCTGTTCCTCACGGACCCCAAGCTGGCGCTGGAGGTGGTCTTTGGGCCCTGCACGCCGTACCAGTACCGGCTGCGGGGCCCGGGCGCGTGGGCGGGCGCCAGGGAGGCCATCCTGACCCAGCGGCAGCGCGTGGTCAGGGCCCTGCAGCCGCGGGCCAGCGGCCGCCCTGCCCGCTCCAGCGCCGCGCCCCACGTCCTCACGGTGCTCTTCAGCATCGGCATGATTGTGGCCACCCTCGTCTACGTCTCGCTCTCTCCTTAG
- the LOC138114373 gene encoding flavin-containing monooxygenase 5-like isoform X1, with translation MSWFERQEHPEDGRASIYRSVIINTSKEMMCFSDFPIPEDFPNYMHNSKIMEYFRMYAQHFDLLRHIRFRTSVCRVSKRPDFASSGQWEVVTESEGKQEAAVFDAVLVCSGHHTDAHLPLSSFPGLEKFEGWYLHSRDYKSPQPFLGKQVVVVGIGNSGIDIAVELSHTAKQVFLSTKRGSWVLHRVAESGYPSDFSYISRFTQLLQYLLPPNVISFFMERKLNARFDHTLYGLKPKHRVFDQHPTVNDDLPNRIISGRVRVKPNIQEFTETSAIFEDGTREDVDAVVFATGYSFSFPFLEGFKVVENQIPLYKFVFPPDLEKPTLAFIGFIQPLGAIMPISELQCRWATRVFKGLQGLPPPVDMLAEITQTKERMAQRYVKSQRHTIQVDYIPYMDELACQLGVKPNVLTLFLTDPKLALEVVFGPCTPYQYRLRGPGAWAGAREAILTQRQRVVRALQPRASGRPARSSAAPHVLTVLFSIGMIVATLVYVSLSP, from the exons atgtcttggtttgaaagacag GAGCACCCCGAGGACGGCCGTGCCAGCATCTACCGCTCCGTCATCATCAACACCTCCAAGGAGATGATGTGCTTCAGCGACTTCCCCATCCCTGAGGACTTCCCCAACTACATGCACAACTCCAAGATCATGGAGTACTTCCGCATGTACGCCCAGCACTTCGACCTGCTCCGCCACATCCGCTTCAGG ACCAGCGTGTGCCGCGTGTCCAAGCGCCCCGACTTTGCCAGCAGCGGGCAGTGGGAGGTGGTGACGGAGAGCGAGGGGAAGCAGGAGGCGGCTGTCTTCGACGCCGTGCTGGTGTGCAGTGGGCACCACACCGACGCACACCTCCcgctcagctccttcccag GGCTGGAAAAGTTTGAGGGCTGGTACCTGCACAGCCGGGACTACAAGAGCCCTCAGCCCTTTTTGGGAAAGCAGGTGGTTGTGGTTGGCATCGGGAATTCAGGCATCGATATCGCAGTGGAGCTGAGCCACACAGCCAAGCAG GTTTTTCTCAGCACCAAGCGTGGGTCCTGGGTGCTGCACCGGGTGGCAGAGAGCGGGTACCCCTCTGACTTCAGCTACATCAGTCGCTTCACGCAGCTCCTCCAGTACCTGCTGCCTCCAAATGTCATCAGTTTTTTCATGGAGAGGAAGCTGAATGCCCGCTTTGACCACACACTCTATGGCCTAAAGCCCAAGCACCG GGTCTTTGACCAGCACCCGACTGTCAACGATGACCTGCCCAACCGCATCATTTCAGGCAGGGTGCGGGTGAAGCCAAACATCCAGGAGTTCACGGAGACATCTGCCATCTTTGAGGATGGCACCAGGGAAGATGTCGATGCTGTGGTCTTTGCCACAGGATACAGCTTCTCCTTCCCATTCCTCGAGGGGTTCAAGGTGGTGGAGAATCAGATTCCTCTCTACAAATTCGTGTTCCCCCCTGACCTGGAGAAGCCGACACTGGCTTTCATCGGCTTCATCCAGCCCCTGGGTGCCATCATGCCCATCTCTGAGCTCCAGTGTCGCTGGGCCACCCGTGTCTTCAAGG ggctgcagggcctGCCACCGCCTGTCGACATGCTGGCTGAAATCACACAAACCAAGGAGAGAATGGCTCAGCG gTACGTGAAGAGCCAGCGGCACACCATCCAGGTGGATTACATCCCCTACATGGACGAGCTCGCCTGCCAGCTGGGGGTCAAGCCCAACGTGCTCACCCTGTTCCTCACGGACCCCAAGCTGGCGCTGGAGGTGGTCTTTGGGCCCTGCACGCCGTACCAGTACCGGCTGCGGGGCCCGGGCGCGTGGGCGGGCGCCAGGGAGGCCATCCTGACCCAGCGGCAGCGCGTGGTCAGGGCCCTGCAGCCGCGGGCCAGCGGCCGCCCTGCCCGCTCCAGCGCCGCGCCCCACGTCCTCACGGTGCTCTTCAGCATCGGCATGATTGTGGCCACCCTCGTCTACGTCTCGCTCTCTCCTTAG
- the PLPP6 gene encoding polyisoprenoid diphosphate/phosphate phosphohydrolase PLPP6 yields the protein MPSPRSSRERRAGGSGGRLEFLSLSQRGPAAPDSPSRRKESSGAAAAPLPEEDCMKLNPSFVGIALSSLLAIDLWASKRLGVCAGEGSAWGSARPLMKVVEVSGHGIPWLLGTFYGLCQSDSSAAREVLLNLLFALLLDLVMVAAVKGLVKRPRPTHNKMDMFVTISVDKYSFPSGHATRAALVCRFILRHLVLAVPLRVLVVLWALIVSISRVMLGRHNMTDVLFGLLLGYALYGVVEHCWLSPATAPALFALWSH from the exons ATGCCGAGCCCCCGGAGCAGCCGCGAGCGACGcgccggcggcagcggcggccgccTGGAGTTCCTGTCCCTGAGCCAGCGCGGGCCCGCCGCCCCCGACAGCCCCTCCCGCCGCAAGGAGTCCAGCggcgccgcggccgccccgctgCCCGAGGAGGACTGCATGAAGCTGAACCCGTCCTTCGTGGGCATCGCCCTCAGCTCCCTGCTCGCCATCGACCTCTGGGCCTCCAAGCGCCTGGGCGTGTGCGCTGGAGAGGGCTCGGCCTGGGGCAGCGCCCGCCCCCTCATGAAGGTCGTTGAGGTGTCGGGGCATGGCATCCCCTGGCTGCTCGGCACCTTCTACGGGCTCTGCCAGAGTGACAGCTCGGCAGCCAGGGAGGTGCTGCTCAACCTGCTCTTTG CGTTGCTGCTGGACCTGGTGATGGTGGCAGCGGTGAAGGGGCTCGTCAAGCGGCCGCGGCCCACCCACAACAAGATGGACATGTTCGTCACCATCTCGGTGGACAAGTACTCTTTCCCCTCGGGCCATGCCACCAGGGCCGCTCTCGTCTGCCGCTTCATCCTGCGCCACCTGGTCCTGGCCGTCCCGCTGCGTGTGCTCGTGGTGCTCTGGGCTCTCATCGTCAGCATCTCCCGGGTCATGCTGGGCAGGCACAACATGACGGACGTGCTCTttgggctgctgctgggctaTGCACTGTACGGCGTGGTGGAGCACTGCTGGCTGTCCCCGGCCACCGCGCCCGCCCTCTTCGCGCTCTGGAGCCACTGA
- the FAM78B gene encoding protein FAM78B, translating to MGCLQSVACKARVRREQIVVSDVSATIEPAATAIEESSPVVLRYRTPYFRASARVLMPPIARRHTWVVGWIQACNHMEFYNTYSDLGVSSWELPDLREGRVKAISDSDGVSYPWYGNTTETVTLVGPTNKISRFSVSMNDNFYPSVTWAVPVSNSNVPLLTRIKRDQSFTTWLVAMNTTTKEKIILQTIKWRMRVDIEVDPMQLLGQRARLVGRTQQEQPRILSRMEPIPPNALVKPNANDAQVLMWRPKRGQPIVVIPPK from the exons ATGGGGTGCCTGCAGAGCGTGGCCTGCAAGGCGCGGGTGCGCCGGGAGCAGATCGTGGTGTCGGACGTGTCGGCCACCATCGAGCCGGCGGCCACGGCCATCGAGGAGAGCTCGCCGGTGGTGCTGCGGTACCGCACGCCCTACTTCCGCGCCTCCGCCCGCGTCCTCATGCCGCCCATCGCCCGGCGGCACACCTGGGTGGTGGGCTGGATCCAGGCCTGCAACCACATGGAGTTCTACAACACCTACAGCGACCTCGGCGT GTCAAGCTGGGAGCTGCCCGACCTGCGAGAAGGAAGAGTAAAAGCCATCAGTGACTCAGATGGCGTGAGCTACCCTTGGTATGGAAACACCACAGAAACCGTGACCCTGGTCGGGCCCACTAACAAGATCTCCAGGTTCTCAGTGAGCATGAATGACAATTTCTACCCCAGCGTGACGTGGGCTGTCCCTGTGAGCAACAGTAACGTGCCATTGCTGACCAGGATTAAAAGGGACCAGAGCTTTACCACCTGGCTCGTGGCCATGAACACAACCACCAAGGAGAAGATCATCTTGCAGACTATAAAGTGGAGGATGCGAGTGGACATTGAGGTCGATCCCatgcagctgctggggcagcgGGCACGGCTGGTGGGAAGGACTCAGCAGGAGCAGCCGCGGATCCTCAGCAGGATGGAGCCCATCCCACCAAATGCACTAGTGAAGCCCAACGCCAACGATGCCCAGGTCCTCATGTGGAGACCAAAGCGAGGGCAGCCCATAGTCGTGATACCTCCCAAGTAG